A single window of Oncorhynchus keta strain PuntledgeMale-10-30-2019 chromosome 34, Oket_V2, whole genome shotgun sequence DNA harbors:
- the LOC118367770 gene encoding G protein-activated inward rectifier potassium channel 4-like, whose translation MNCFKGRFGQDVEKQDQKLSKPRWDTTKNKVPTDRTMVVGGRQGGGGKGSNRSGRTLRKQRQRYVEKDGKCNVHHGNVREKYRYMTDIFTTLVDLKWRFNLLVFTLVYTTTWVFFGLIWWLIAYIRGDLDHTDDGDWIPCVNNLNGFVSAFLFSIETETTIGYGYRVITDKCPEGILLLLVQAILGSIVNAFMVGCMFVKISQPKQRAETLMFSHKAVISVRDSKLCLMFRVGDLRNSHIVEASIRAKLIHSKQTKEGEFIPLNQTDINVGFDTGDDRLFLVSPLIICHEFNEGSPFWEISQEQLEREEFEVVVILEGMVEATGMTCQARSSYLDSEVMWGERFTPVLSLEEGFYEVDYESFHHTYPTPTPTSSARELVELAKKGEAIPLPPRSPPPVLEPPPPHPEEEDSGEEEVEAIGHGEGDNVSNGDANRMDDGHA comes from the exons ATGAATTGCTTCAAAGGGCGTTTTGGACAGGATGTGGAGAAACAGGACCAAAAGCTGTCAAAACCAAGATGGGATACTACCAAAAACAAG GTGCCCACAGACCGGACCATGGTGGTGGGCGGCAGGCAAGGTGGGGGCGGTAAAGGTTCCAACCGTTCAGGACGTACCCTGAGGAAACAGCGCCAGCGCTACGTGGAGAAGGACGGCAAGTGCAACGTGCATCACGGCAACGTGCGCGAGAAATACCGCTACATGACAGACATATTCACTACTCTGGTGGACCTGAAGTGGCGCTTTAATCTGCTGGTGTTCACCCTGGTCTACACAACCACCTGGGTGTTCTTCGGTCTCATCTGGTGGCTCATCGCCTACATCCGCGGAGACCTGGACCACACCGACGATGGAGACTGGATCCCCTGCGTCAACAACCTCAACGGCTTCGTCTCCGCCTTTCTCTTCTCCATCGAGACGGAGACCACCATCGGCTACGGCTACCGGGTCATCACTGATAAATGCCCAGAGGGGATTCTCCTGCTTTTAGTCCAGGCCATCCTGGGCTCCATCGTTAATGCCTTCATGGTGGGATGCATGTTCGTCAAGATCTCCCAGCCCAAGCAGCGAGCCGAGACGCTCATGTTCTCCCACAAGGCGGTGATCTCTGTGAGGGACAGCAAGCTGTGTCTGATGTTCAGGGTAGGAGACCTGAGGAACTCACACATTGTGGAGGCCTCCATCCGGGCCAAGTTGATCCACTCCAAGCAGACCAAGGAAGGGGAGTTTATCCCTCTCAATCAGACGGATATCAATGTGGGCTTCGATACGGGGGACGACAGGCTCTTCCTGGTGTCGCCACTCATCATCTGTCACGAGTTCAACGAGGGCAGTCCCTTCTGGGAAATATCACAGgaacagctggagagagaggagtttgAGGTAGTGGTCATCCTGGAGGGCATGGTGGAAGCCACAG GAATGACATGCCAGGCGCGCAGCTCCTACCTAGACTCAGAGGTCATGTGGGGGGAGCGCTTCACCCCTGTGCTCTCCCTAGAGGAGGGCTTCTACGAGGTGGACTATGAATCCTTCCACCACACCTACCCTACCCCGACCCCCACCTCCTCTGCCCGAGAGCTAGTCGAGCTGGCCAAGAAGGGAGAGGCTATCCCCCTACCTCCCCGGTCCCCACCTCCAGTCCTGGAGCCGCCCCCACCACATCCagaggaggaagacagtggggaggaagaggtggaggcgATAGGGCATGGAGAGGGGGATAACGTTAGCAATGGGGATGCTAACAGGATGGATGATGGGCATGCATGA